One Caldibacillus debilis DSM 16016 genomic window, GACATTTATCTAATTAATATCGCAAAAAAAATTATTTTAATATCCAAAGTTCCGGGGGATTCAATTCATATTTATTGTTTTCCCGGTACATAAAGTGGTTCATGACCAACTCTCTTCTCAATGTCGCATAATCTTCATAAAATTGTTTCAGATACTCGTTGATCTCCCTTTCATCATAGGTAACCCCGGTCTTCAGCCCTTTCACGATATGGGCAAGAACGATGATTTTTTTCTTGCGCTGGGCGGGGATCTGTTTCAATTTGCCGTCAAAGGTAAAGAAATTCTTAATGACCTGATTGCGTTCGTTTTCAGTCGTTTTGAATTCCGCTTGTTCGGAAACCAAATTCAGGATGGCCGTGGCGCTGTGTTCGAGATTTTTGGCGTTCAACGAAAAATAAATCGTATTCTTTTCCCGCCGTTCGTTGATTAATCCGATTTCGCGCAGTTTGGCCATATGATGGGTAATGGTGGGCGGCTTTAAGCCGAGTTTTCCCGCGATCGCCTGACCGTGCAAAGGGCCGTGCCGCAAGAGCGCAATAATGCGAATTCTCGTGG contains:
- a CDS encoding DUF2087 domain-containing protein — translated: MQLSRIVNFHKTLGDPTRIRIIALLRHGPLHGQAIAGKLGLKPPTITHHMAKLREIGLINERREKNTIYFSLNAKNLEHSATAILNLVSEQAEFKTTENERNQVIKNFFTFDGKLKQIPAQRKKKIIVLAHIVKGLKTGVTYDEREINEYLKQFYEDYATLRRELVMNHFMYRENNKYELNPPELWILK